The following DNA comes from Rosa rugosa chromosome 5, drRosRugo1.1, whole genome shotgun sequence.
GATAACCTGCGGAAATGTTCATAActtcatatataattatatattttcaCGGTGCAAAACAAATTGAGATTTTCAGAACTGAAGAATGCCTCTGGTATTTGGCCcaaagaaaggaagaagaagtaGCCTCTGATAAAGAAGAAtatatcctttcaaaaaaaaaaaaaaaagaatatatcaCGGAAGAGAAAAGACAGAGGTGAATGAGTTGTGAAAATGAATAAGTACATTTAAGTGATTTAACCTTTAacttctttaatttcttcatggAAAAACTTCATGTGTTTCGTCTTTTAATCTTCcgtatttaatttttttttttttggaaagatgCTATAATAGGAAACATAAAGGATTATGTAATCAAGTTGGAGAAAATTTAGGAGTTTTAATCTAACCTGCACAACGGAAAGACAACGGGATTGTTCTCCGGTTTGGGCTCTCGAGGATAGAGATGGAGGTGGTGGGGGTGTGGTCTGTCGGCGATTGGCTGCCGGCGATGCTTGTCCGGCGGCAGTGCATGGGAGGTATGGGCCAAGCTCGGCCGCTGGTGGTGCTTATCCTGCTTGGGCCTCGGCCTGCGGTGTTTGGGCAGGGGCTTGTTGCTGGGGCTAGATGGAGTTTGGGCCTGGGTCTGTGCTTGGGCTCAGGTCCCAAAATGTGTTATTTTATGTTATTCGCATGTTAAGTTTaggttttggtttctttgttttgtttttcagcaATAAGTTACTTTCAAGGTCTTGTTTTAAGTTTAGATGTTGGGTCGGGTGCACTGCAATTTTGGCTTAGACAATCTTCTATTCGGCGGTCTAGCGGTCGTTCCTGTTCTAGAGTTAGGTCAGCAGTGGTGGTGAAATTGTCTGGCGGTGACATACTAGCAttgacaatcatccttggccttctagtgggattGTTCCTATCTGATCTTCGAGTCAGaggtgatggcgatttggagcatttGTGGATTGACAGTGTTGACATTAAGGTGGCCATGGTCTTGGGTTTACTTTAGTCTCAGGTCTGACGGTCCAGCATTTCttttggtcgggttcgaagtcacgactagtgtagacttggtcgatcaaaggcaggtcaggaggactctgggtggcgcgttagtgttgacaaagttgtgtATCAAGGATTCACTGCGCCTGCGTATCTTGTCTTTACCTTTAATTGTAGTGCAAGTTAAGTCTGTAGTTGAGTCGGGGCCTTTTTGGCTCCATTAGTCAGTCATGttggagttccagtgtgaagtccagtggccatttctgtgtatgagatgatgccaaaactcattgtatccagttcatttattaatgaagtttattcttgatcaaaaaaaaaagttggagaAAATTTTTAGTGCTATGGTCAAACCCCATTGGCACTGACACACGTGGTTTGACGTTTTAATTAGATTGCAACGTGATTTGACCGTAGTACTAAAAAATTTCTCAATTTACCCTACTCATTTGTAACATTAGTCTTTAATGATTATTAAAGTCTCTCTAATCTCTATATATGGAAGGACGGAAACTCTTTATATGGAAAATGCAAATCCATCTTATGCCGGTTGTAGTTAGACCCAAATCCcttaagagtgtgtttggatgagggaaaaaatgatggaatttaattgaaagtgaggatttcataattcctaaaagccaattccctcgtttggcattatcagattggaaattttaaatttctctgtggaaaaaaacgaaggaattcgttatttaaattcctcacttcaatttccacaaaaataggtgtcatttacgaattcctttgcagtattcaatttttatttacaaaacaagacttttttctattttatctttttatttgttttaaatttttttaatttattatacatttcaaatcctaaatagatgcaaccaaacaacagaaattgcaattaatggaattttagattgatggagttaaagattccatcatttataaattcctacggattttataattttctcatccaaacgcaccgtaagagtgtgtttggatgagggaaaaaatgatggaatttaattgaaagtgaggatttcataattcctaaaagccaattccctcgtttggcactatcagattggaaattttaaatttctctgtagaaaaaaatgaaggaattcattatttaaattcccTAATTGATAACTTTGCCCAACAAGAGGAAAGAAAATGAGAAGAAGCTGCCCTTCAACTACAGTTCAACAGAGATTTATAGACCACCTCAACCTTCACTCATTGATTCAATTAGGGCTGTCAAtaggtcgtgtcgggttgggttcgtgtcgggtcaaggtatttatcGTGTTGCAAgatataaacccaaacccaacccatttaataattgtgtcaaaaatttaaactcaaacccaacctatttattaaacgggttacctgtttccaacccgcttaacccatttaataaaatatgtcgtgtcgtgttagacaaaatgaccaattgaagggttaacaatgcgacccatttaactaaaaaatacaaaaattgattaaattcaataaaaactccacaagacgaataatataaataattatatgtacttcataactaattaaatccaataattataaagcaaaatatttcaaattgtctaatcctatgatcaaatactcctaaCGTCCAATATTTCAGGAAGAAATATAGCATAATCAGGTTATACGGGTTTACTTCGTGTTGgtgggttgacccgtggccgacccatttattaaataggtcatggcgggttgacccacggccgacTCGCTTTTTAAttgtgcgggttcaacccgctttatttcgtgtgGGTTTCGaatcgtgttatcgggtcgtgtcggaattgacagccctagatTCAATAAGAGTATGAGACACAAATCGAAGATCGTACTGATTCATTAATCACATCTATGGCTGTAAAATAGCTTAGGTTTCACATAAtcaacttaattaattattgCTTCGCCGAGTAAAGTATGTATAGCAATTCGACGAGAAATTTTTGAGTGCTCCCGTTAGTCCATGCTGGCATTTGACCTGGTTTGCCGAATCAATCAGGCATTGACACGTGGTTTTCAATTTATTGAATAAAAATGTAAACTCATTCGAATATTTGGGAAAAGACCATTTCAGGTCCTCCTTGAATGGTCTTTTATTCATTATCTTTTCGTCTTCATCCTTCCAACCTCATCATTATCCATAATTTGCAGAACAGTCTTCTGCAACTATAACTAATGTTGGGAGAGTGAACTAATTAATCTTAAAATATGTTATATGTCCCTCAATATTAATTGGGTCCTTCAAATCTGAATTGTATTTGAAATTTAATTGGAACAATTGCGATCCTTCAAAAACTATGTAATCTAATTGATTTTTCTAGCCAGAAGCTTTTGGTCATCAGTGCCGAGGATTTCACCAATGCTATATCCACATGTTTGATCGATCTTGCTTTATAATAATTAATCATCAAGTATTTGAATTCAAATCATTACAATTAGAATTTCCTATCTTAAGAGTATAATCCAATGGCTTTTTTAAGGATAGGGCAGGTGTAGCAGGAGGATCTTGATGATAGTGTTGATGGGATATAGAGTTcgagaaaatttttcattagcAGGATCTGGAATTCTGGACGATCATGAAGAACGAAGCAGAGAGTAAAAGCCTTGAATGGTCTTTTTAACAAATGACTGGTTAATTAGGTTTTAGTGGAACCACGTGTCAAATTTTCATTGGTGCGTCAAACCACTTGGCAATCCAAGGTGGTTTGACGGGAGCACCTAAAAATTTCTCCAATTCGACTATTGTCAATTAGTTAGGAACACTTGATCCAGGTCTCTTGAGAGTTATGAACCCTTCACAAATTAAGCTAACAAGAGCTAGGAAAATGGGCATTCAAGACCAAGAAAGCCCCGACAAACTCActcctaagagcaagttcacccgttgcgTCACCAGGTCACGGTCACCAGGGCAggaaactattcactgccattggatctttgcttccacccgGTGGGTCAGGGTCACaagtcagttactgttcatcgaatattttattaatttttttttggaaaatgagaaatgtatgatgtaaataaatagtattgataaacaatttgaaaatgcaaccaaagaaaattttattggtagacaaattatatgtcgaccgacactttttttttttttttttttttaactccaccgacacttaTCACATGTACACCaccgacaaagtttttgaaaagtgtgaaattttttttaactccaccgacacttttatcacatgCACACCACCGACAagttttttgaaaagtgtgaaaaaatttaaaactccaccgacacttttatcacatgcacaccaccgacaatttttttgaaatgagtGAATGATaacccaccgacacttttatgtgtgaaaaatttcaataaatagACATGATGTTTTCACTACATACACACACCATCCGAGCTTAACAAACCTTCACCCTTTTCATATCTCTAGCATTACATATTTCCTAAATTTTCCTCGTTTCAATGAACAATTTGTGGGATCAAATTCGACGGTctcaggatgaagatgatgaagagatgaTGGCCACCAACGCCATTGTCATCGCTGCAGTCGCAGAAGAATCTGGAAACCAACACCGAGGGCGCGTTTCTCATCTGGGTCGTGCACCAAATGAGGAACGACTTAGAGAAGAAAGGGGCAAAGGTATGTTGGCCGACTACTTTGTCGACCGGCCAGTGTTCAAAGATCCGGTGTTCCGAACACGTTACAGGATGAGTCTCAATCTCTTCAAGCATATATCTACTGACCTTTGCCAGTATGATCGTTACTTTGTTCAAAGGTCAGATGCTACCGGCAAAGTCGGACTGCTTCCGAAGCAGAAGATGACAGCTGCCTTGCGAATGCTTGCTTATGGTGCAGGGGCAGATCAATGTGCTGAGTATTGTCGGATGGCGAAATCCACCTCCGTCGCAGCCTTTCAGCACTTTACACGAGGAATTGTTGATCTTTACTCAGCAGAATACCTCCGCGCTCCTACTGCAGCCGACCTTAGACGACTTCTTGCCAAAGCTGAGAGGAGAGGTTTTCCAGGAATGATTAGGAGCATCGACTGTATGCATtggcaatggaagaattgtccGACAGGTTGGGCTGGAGAATATAGTGGTAGGAAACAGATCCCCACTATCATCCTGGAAGCAGTTGCATCTTACGACACCTGGATTTGGCACGCATTCTTTGGAATGCCCGGGGCATGCAACGACTTGAACGTCTTGGCAAAGTCTCCGTTGTTTGATGAGCTTACCGCCGGTAGAGCACCTCTGATCCAATTCCAAGTTAACAACAGAGCTCACAGTTGAGGGTACTATCTCGCCGACGGTATTTATCCTCGATGGGTGACTTTGTTGAAAACTGTTCGAAATCCTACACGCCCCAAGGAAATCGAGTTTGCAAAGGCTCAAGAGGGGTATAGGAAGGATGTAGAAAGatgttttggtatattacagTCACGGTTTGGTATTGTTAGAGGAGCTGCTCGTGGGTGGCATAAAGAGGACCTTCGATACATCATGTTGACTtgtattatattacacaacatgatTGTCGAAAATGAACGACCTGAAGACAACGATGATGAGTTGGAGTCCGATGATGAGGAGGATAACAATATGAGGCCTAGGATTGCTGAGGTATGGGAGGGACCAACCGATAGAGACTTTGATCCTGTTGGtagagatgctcatcatatgaaCGGATTCATGGACCGCTACCAACAAATTAGATCTGAGCACAGTCACTCCAACCTTCAGGAAGACCTCATTCAACACTTTTGGGAATTTCAAGGCAATAAGAGTATCTAGATCTgctatttgtgtgtgttttcatttagtttttatgtttttaattatgtttgtgtggtttctactttagtttttatatttttaattatgtttgtgtggtttcatttagcttttcatttgttattattcaaataaattttcatttcatcaatcTAATATTACATAAGTGAAAAACCAAGCACTGAAATCATAACAatacaattatttaaaatatataactccctaattttcctaatcctcatcttcattaggaatccaatttgtgtttgtgGGGTCATCCATATGGTTGGGGCTGGTGGATTCACCCGAAGAGAAAGGTGGGGAAGGGACtccaccggtgaatggtggttgtggataGCCACCGGTGAATGGTGTTTGTGGGAAGCCATCGGTCCTAAAAAAGCGGTTGTGACTATTGATGGCGGCTTCAACAATGTTGGTCGACGTTGAGTCGAGCCAACGAGATAGGCCTGCCTTTACGACTATGGTTCCTAgtctcttagagcaagttcaccgggcAACCTTAtgcccgggcaccacgtcaAAAGGAGGCTGGGGGCAAGGATTTTGGACTGTTCATCCTTCCACCGGATCTGGGGCAAGACTACAGTGGGAGGCCCAGGGCACCATGGTGACTAAGCCCGTGACCTAGGCTGCCACGCTGGCCCAAGAAGACAGCAGGCGCGTAGCCGCCATGGTTTTGTCGTGTAGTGGCGTGGGGGTGCGACGTGGCGTGTAGCCGTTGGGCTACTTTGCAGTTTGAATGCAACTGTCCACATATCTGGACCATTGATTTTGATAATTAAAGGGATCTGACGGCTATAAATCTGGTACAAGaggtttaaaaaaataataataataataaccgTTAGATTACaacggtaaaaaaaaaatataaccacaatttcctataaatacctcacctcctattttacttctcacaccaaaaaaatcatccttcttcctcaaaattttttgttccttctcctCATAGCTTTCATCTTCCGAAATTTTTTGACTTCAATATGAGCGTACGAGGCAATACGATTGGATTACCCGTAGGAGATCCAAGCATTGAcgggacacgttggcagactaatgaagacattcaattgtgcaagtctagGAGGGCTGTTAGCCAAGATCCGGCAAAGGGTACGGAACGCAGAAAAGATGATCTATGGATAGAGGTACGCCAACACTATGCCGAAAATTGGGATGGATATGTCCGATCATTGCAAGCTTTTCAAGGGAGGTGGAAAACCTTGAAAGTCGAACTTTATGCTTGGCGTTGTGCGTTAAGGCAAGCGAAAAGTTGGTACAAGAGTGGTGCGAATAtgattgatgaggtatgaatttgtagtgtaatacgaatattaatttttatgattcttttagtgtatattaaaatttaattagttgatacatcttactttaaattattagttgaaatattttgttgataattatactttaaattattagttgatatattaaaatttagttgataattatacttcaaattagtacttcataatcatactttagacttcattttatttaaattatacaTTATACTCACCTTATACTTAAATTGTTGATACATTGTACctcgtttatatttgtactaatagatttatacttttttgtttaaattaaatAGCGACGTCAAGCACAAGATTTGTGGAGAGCTGCGATGACCAAATCgaaaggaaaaccaaaaaaaggTGATTTCATTAGTTTAGAATGTTACGAGATTGTTAAGGGGTTTCAACAATTTGATGACATTCCAAACCATTCCTCTTCGGCTGGAGGAACCTCCAGGGGAGGAACTGAACGGATGCACACACAACAATCTGTTCCTGATTCTCATGTCCAGTTGGACATAGATGCAGATGAGGTAAACACCGATGCAACTCCCAATCCTTcggtgaggcctcaaggaaagAAGACTGCCAAAGAAGCTcttcggaaaggaaagaaagcatCTAATGATTCCAGTCCTCTGATAGCCGCTGTGGAGACTATAGcaaccaaccaaacatcaatgATGTCTGCCAAGGAGAAACGTGATGAGGAATATGCTCGACATCTCCATGACCAACAACAACGAGATTATATACGCTTGCAATTGGATATTCAAGAGAGGGAATTCAAAattcaagagagggaagagcgtattatggagatGGACACAAGTAAGATGACGCCAACCAAAAAGAATTActggcaaagaaaacaaaaaaaaattgcggagAACAAGAAGCTGAAGATGCAACCCGTGGATCTAACatcccacaaccaccattcactggtggatattatccacaacctcctttccccggtggctATCCACAATCACCATTCCCCGGTGTAATTCACGAAAACTTATATAATGATGTAAGAGCATATTTAACAATTTTACTTGTTCAGTACATTATATAATGTGcttctgttaatgtctaaaagttcggcggtagctgaacctttgttaatgCTGATCCggagggcggatcgatacttgtgacgttctcaaagcctccgctacctgtcaagtaaaatacaaagggcgtcagagggagaccgcgctgggcggtcttcaactctccgatgcctaagttagtcaatgtatttatgttgacaaagtaacagtaggtaagtattgaatgcgtaattaatgaggagagaggagagaaccttttataggtgaggaagaggttgatcttctctttgttttcgatgtgggactgatgtgcttcagtccccagctctgggagcttctgatgctaccttggcgcggcgcgtggcggcgcattggcggtgatctgggggtgatccgccgccgaggttgtagcccgcctggcggtgtgtttgcatgtcattcctttggttggaattagtacctttggcggtcgaatgagcgtggcccattatagctaattatgcttgcaaatgtacatgtatgtacaagtcccccaattccccagtcaaggagggcaatcttggttggggagttgttcggcggttcgaagcgttttcttccgctaggcttgcaagagcataattagcgtcagtgcgttgtcaaccatggattttactgagcaaacgctttataccctttcgggtgggcctctgctaggccccccagggagtcccccactccccggctaagatagacctccggatggtctgtaaattgtttgttgagggggagctgcgcggagcagagggtgttgggtagcgagcccaatctttagcacccaagtgacgggggtcaacgtgcctgatcagggccgtcgtagactgttgacacaagtccccgtgtcccgtagggaccgtctgacggtaacgccgcgtggcggtcgttgtcagagtgaggcgtggcctcgggatccgccgctggcggaagtccccccgctgattggagcaggaagcagcgtccagtagacgtgcctggcggtattttattgagcgatactgcgctgaacaaagtacgcggcctgcaagatgataaggggctccgctagaggtgtgtagcggaagatgccctgCTTGCaggatgtcaagggagaagttccgctggcggggtttagctcagcggagacttcgtcacttggaaaatgacaagggagaagttccgctggcggggtgtcgctcagcggagacttcgtcacttggaaaatgacaagggagaagttccgctggcggggtgtcgctcagcggagacttcgtcacttggaaaatgacaagggagaagttccgctggcggggtgtcgctcagcggagacttcgtcacttagaaaatgacaagggagaagttccgctggcggggtgtcgctcagcggagacttcgtcacttggaaaatgacaagggagaagttccgctggcggggtgtcgctcagcggagacttcgtcacttagaaaaagacaagggagaagttccgctggcggggtgtcgctcagcggagacttcgtcacttggaaaatgacaagggagaagttccgctggcggggtgtcgctcagcggagacttcctCACttagaaaatgacaagggagaagttccgctggcggggtgtcgctcagcggagacttcgtcacttagaaaatgacaagggagaagttccgctggcggggtgtcgctcagcggagacttcgccacttggaagatgacaagggagaagttctgctggcggggtgtcgctcagcggagacttcgccacttggaagatgacaagggagaagttccgctggcggggtttcgctcaacggagacttcggacggttggggaatccatcgcaagtggttacttccaccagacgcttcgtctggtggtggttaacacgtgtccaacccgtagagggttagcgtgcggaggtctgt
Coding sequences within:
- the LOC133711808 gene encoding uncharacterized protein LOC133711808 translates to MNNLWDQIRRSQDEDDEEMMATNAIVIAAVAEESGNQHRGRVSHLGRAPNEERLREERGKGMLADYFVDRPVFKDPVFRTRYRMSLNLFKHISTDLCQYDRYFVQRSDATGKVGLLPKQKMTAALRMLAYGAGADQCAEYCRMAKSTSVAAFQHFTRGIVDLYSAEYLRAPTAADLRRLLAKAERRGFPGMIRSIDCMHWQWKNCPTGWAGEYSGRKQIPTIILEAVASYDTWIWHAFFGMPGACNDLNVLAKSPLFDELTAGRAPLIQFQEIEFAKAQEGYRKDVERCFGILQSRFGIVRGAARGWHKEDLRYIMLTCIILHNMIVENERPEDNDDELESDDEEDNNMRPRIAEVWEGPTDRDFDPVGRDAHHMNGFMDRYQQIRSEHSHSNLQEDLIQHFWEFQGNKSI